Proteins encoded together in one Micromonospora auratinigra window:
- the tilS gene encoding tRNA lysidine(34) synthetase TilS, with protein MGALAPPVAAVRVAVRRALTGLPGPGPVLVACSGGADSLALAAATAFVAPRLGRRAGLVTVDHGLQHGSAGRAEAVARWAGEQGLDPVEAVPVRVTGAGGPEAAARTARYAALVAAARRHDAAAVLLGHTRDDQAETVLLALARGAGPRGLAGMPERRELAAVPLLRPLLDVARADTRAACAALGLIPWDDPHNADPAYARSRVRADLLPALVDALGPGVVGNLARTAALLAADTAALDELAAAALAGARAADGGLTVDALAALPAAVRTRVLQAWARELGAPPAALSHRHVTALDALVTDWHGQGPVHLPGGIPVCRHAGRLHAA; from the coding sequence GTGGGCGCGCTCGCCCCACCGGTCGCCGCCGTCCGGGTGGCGGTACGCCGGGCGCTGACCGGACTGCCCGGCCCCGGACCGGTGCTGGTGGCCTGCTCCGGCGGCGCTGACTCGCTGGCGCTGGCCGCCGCCACCGCCTTCGTCGCCCCGCGCCTCGGCCGACGGGCCGGCCTGGTGACCGTCGACCACGGCCTGCAGCACGGTTCCGCCGGACGCGCCGAGGCGGTCGCCCGGTGGGCCGGCGAGCAGGGGCTCGACCCGGTCGAGGCGGTGCCGGTGCGGGTCACCGGCGCCGGTGGTCCGGAGGCGGCCGCCCGGACGGCCCGGTACGCCGCACTGGTGGCCGCCGCCCGACGGCACGACGCCGCCGCCGTGCTGCTCGGCCACACCCGCGACGACCAGGCCGAGACGGTGCTGCTGGCGCTGGCCCGGGGGGCCGGCCCGCGTGGGCTGGCCGGCATGCCGGAGCGCCGTGAGCTGGCCGCGGTGCCGCTGCTGCGTCCGCTGCTGGACGTGGCCCGGGCGGACACCCGGGCGGCGTGCGCCGCGCTCGGCCTGATCCCCTGGGACGACCCGCACAACGCCGACCCCGCGTACGCCCGGTCGCGGGTCCGGGCCGATCTGCTCCCGGCCCTGGTCGACGCGCTCGGCCCCGGGGTGGTGGGCAACCTGGCCCGGACCGCAGCCCTGCTCGCCGCCGACACCGCCGCCCTCGACGAGCTGGCCGCCGCCGCGCTCGCCGGGGCCCGGGCGGCCGACGGCGGCCTCACCGTCGACGCGCTGGCCGCGCTGCCGGCCGCGGTGCGTACCCGGGTGCTGCAGGCCTGGGCCCGCGAGTTGGGCGCCCCGCCCGCCGCCCTGTCCCACCGGCACGTCACCGCCCTCGATGCCCTGGTCACCGACTGGCACGGTCAGGGCCCGGTGCACCTGCCGGGCGGCATTCCCGTGTGCCGCCACGCCGGCCGGCTGCACGCCGCCTGA
- a CDS encoding zinc-dependent metalloprotease, with the protein MAQFVDWDLAAATAGALGKSGPRVSYAEATDVVTELRRLTEEAAGHVADYTGLRSQVAHPPVRVVDRRDWAAANIAGLREVITPLVSRLSGDKRPGALTEAVGSRLTGVQAGTILAYLSGRVLGQYEVFAGDPGQLLLVAPNIVEVERKLGADPRDFRLWVCLHEVTHRTQFTSVPWMRAYFLGEVQAFVDAAQGGEHLLERLRRGVATLSDAVKDPESRASVLDIVQTPAQRAVLDRLTALMTLLEGHAEFVMDGVGPQVIPSVESIRASFNRRRESGNPVEKAIRRLLGIEVKMRQYAEGRKFVHGVVDRVGMPGFNKIFSSPLTLPRLDELGDPGAWVARVHGPAGATPAAG; encoded by the coding sequence ATGGCGCAGTTCGTGGACTGGGATCTGGCCGCCGCCACCGCGGGGGCCCTGGGCAAGTCGGGCCCCCGGGTGTCGTACGCCGAGGCGACCGACGTGGTCACGGAGCTGCGGCGGCTGACCGAGGAGGCAGCCGGGCACGTGGCCGACTACACAGGCCTGCGCTCGCAGGTCGCGCACCCGCCGGTGCGGGTGGTGGACCGGCGGGACTGGGCGGCGGCGAACATCGCCGGGCTGCGCGAGGTGATCACCCCGCTGGTGAGCCGGCTCTCCGGCGACAAGCGCCCCGGCGCGCTCACCGAGGCGGTCGGCTCCCGGCTCACCGGCGTGCAGGCGGGCACCATCCTGGCGTACCTCTCCGGCCGGGTGCTCGGCCAGTACGAGGTGTTCGCCGGGGACCCCGGTCAGCTGCTGCTGGTCGCGCCGAACATCGTCGAGGTGGAACGGAAGCTCGGCGCGGACCCCCGGGACTTCCGGCTCTGGGTCTGCCTGCACGAGGTCACCCACCGCACCCAGTTCACCTCGGTGCCGTGGATGCGCGCGTACTTCCTCGGTGAGGTCCAGGCGTTCGTGGACGCCGCGCAGGGCGGCGAGCACCTGCTCGAACGGCTGCGGCGCGGCGTCGCCACCCTCTCCGACGCGGTCAAGGACCCGGAGAGCCGGGCCAGCGTGCTGGACATCGTGCAGACCCCGGCGCAGCGCGCCGTGCTGGACCGGCTCACCGCCCTGATGACGCTGCTGGAGGGGCACGCCGAGTTCGTCATGGACGGGGTCGGGCCGCAGGTCATCCCGAGCGTGGAGTCGATCCGGGCGTCGTTCAACCGGCGGCGGGAGTCGGGCAACCCGGTGGAGAAGGCGATCCGCCGGCTGCTCGGCATCGAGGTCAAGATGCGCCAGTACGCCGAGGGCCGCAAGTTCGTGCACGGGGTGGTCGACCGGGTCGGCATGCCCGGCTTCAACAAGATCTTCAGCTCGCCGCTGACCCTGCCCCGCCTCGACGAGCTGGGCGACCCGGGCGCCTGGGTGGCCCGGGTGCACGGGCCGGCGGGCGCGACCCCGGCCGCCGGCTGA
- the dacB gene encoding D-alanyl-D-alanine carboxypeptidase/D-alanyl-D-alanine endopeptidase, which produces MPPYGAAPPPPPPPPARRGRGRLLAVLAGVLVVALAAVGLAVVRPGPIAGWLGGGAASPTAEARAAEPDPPAVLAGPDANAPEPTPEGVRAALEPLVRAAALGERVNVSVADVATGQSLYGSGQDTPTVPASVTKLATGVAVLAARGPAYRIPTRAVAGAEPGEVVLVGGGDPTLAVDKNGFYPGAARLDELAAQVRTALGGTAPTRVTVDSTLFTGPKFEPGWDADIPTGGFGAAITALMTDGARRDPETARRTAEETNHAAERVPQPDLTAGRQFAKLLGLSGDAAEAKPGTAPAAPSASANGAPAPGTELGKVESLPLVRLVDIMISESDNVIAETMARQVALAKGKPASFAGGAAATDQVLGELGLPADEISLADGSGLSRTDRISPSFLTDLLTLAGNGSHPELTAIFGGLPVGGWSGTLNDRYQAAVTKAGAGVVRAKTGTLTGVNAISGLVTTADGRLLTFAVLTDQAPPDTLDATRQALDRITSALAGCGCR; this is translated from the coding sequence GTGCCGCCGTACGGTGCCGCCCCGCCCCCGCCCCCGCCCCCGCCGGCCCGGCGCGGCCGGGGTCGGCTGCTCGCCGTGCTGGCCGGCGTGCTGGTCGTCGCGCTGGCCGCCGTCGGCCTCGCCGTGGTCCGGCCCGGCCCGATCGCCGGCTGGCTCGGTGGCGGGGCCGCGTCGCCGACGGCCGAAGCGCGGGCCGCCGAGCCCGACCCGCCGGCCGTGCTCGCCGGCCCGGACGCCAACGCCCCCGAGCCCACCCCCGAGGGGGTACGCGCCGCACTCGAACCGCTGGTCCGGGCCGCCGCCCTCGGCGAGCGGGTGAACGTCTCGGTGGCCGACGTGGCCACCGGGCAGTCCCTCTACGGCAGCGGGCAGGACACCCCGACCGTGCCCGCCTCGGTGACGAAGCTGGCCACCGGGGTCGCCGTGCTGGCCGCGCGCGGTCCGGCGTACCGGATCCCGACCCGGGCGGTGGCCGGGGCCGAGCCCGGCGAGGTCGTCCTCGTCGGTGGCGGTGACCCGACGCTGGCCGTGGACAAGAACGGCTTCTACCCGGGCGCGGCCCGCCTCGACGAGTTGGCCGCCCAGGTGCGCACCGCGCTCGGCGGGACCGCGCCGACCCGGGTCACGGTCGACTCGACCCTGTTCACCGGTCCGAAGTTCGAGCCCGGCTGGGACGCCGACATCCCCACCGGCGGTTTCGGCGCGGCGATCACCGCGTTGATGACCGACGGAGCCCGACGCGACCCGGAGACGGCCCGCCGGACCGCCGAGGAGACCAACCACGCCGCCGAGCGGGTGCCCCAGCCGGACCTGACCGCCGGCCGGCAGTTCGCCAAGCTGCTCGGACTCTCCGGCGACGCCGCCGAGGCGAAGCCGGGCACCGCGCCGGCCGCCCCGAGCGCGTCGGCCAACGGCGCACCCGCCCCCGGGACCGAACTGGGGAAGGTCGAGTCGCTGCCGCTGGTCCGGCTGGTCGACATCATGATCAGCGAGAGTGACAACGTGATCGCCGAGACGATGGCCCGGCAGGTGGCGCTCGCCAAGGGCAAGCCGGCCTCGTTCGCCGGCGGGGCCGCCGCCACCGACCAGGTGCTCGGCGAGCTGGGCCTGCCGGCCGACGAGATCAGCCTGGCCGACGGCAGCGGGCTGTCCCGCACCGACCGGATCAGCCCGTCGTTCCTCACCGACCTGCTCACCCTCGCCGGCAACGGCAGCCACCCGGAGCTGACGGCGATCTTCGGCGGGCTGCCGGTCGGCGGCTGGTCCGGCACCCTCAACGACCGCTACCAGGCGGCGGTGACGAAGGCCGGCGCCGGCGTGGTCCGGGCCAAGACCGGCACCCTGACCGGGGTGAACGCCATCTCCGGCCTGGTCACCACCGCCGACGGCCGGCTGCTCACCTTCGCCGTGCTGACCGACCAGGCCCCGCCGGACACCCTCGACGCGACCCGCCAGGCGCTCGACCGGATCACCTCCGCGCTGGCCGGCTGCGGCTGCCGCTGA
- a CDS encoding inorganic diphosphatase codes for MDFDVTVEIPKGHRNKYEVDHVTGRIRLDRTLFTSTQYPADYGFIEGTLGEDGDPLDALVLVPEPTFPGCLIRCRTIGMFRMTDEKGGDDKVLCVPYEDPRQEHLRDIHHLGEFDRLEIQHFFEVYKDLEPGKSVEGATWVGRVEAEAEIKASYQRAKEAEERGETH; via the coding sequence ATGGATTTCGACGTCACGGTTGAGATCCCCAAGGGTCACCGCAACAAGTACGAGGTGGACCACGTGACCGGCCGGATCCGGCTGGACCGCACCCTCTTCACCTCCACGCAGTACCCGGCCGACTACGGCTTCATCGAGGGCACCCTCGGCGAGGACGGCGACCCGCTCGACGCGCTGGTCCTGGTCCCCGAGCCCACCTTCCCGGGCTGCCTGATCCGCTGCCGCACCATCGGCATGTTCCGGATGACCGACGAGAAGGGCGGCGACGACAAGGTCCTCTGCGTGCCCTACGAGGATCCGCGCCAGGAGCACCTGCGGGACATCCACCACCTCGGCGAGTTCGACCGGCTGGAGATCCAGCACTTCTTCGAGGTCTACAAGGACCTCGAGCCGGGCAAGTCGGTCGAGGGCGCGACCTGGGTGGGCCGGGTCGAGGCCGAGGCCGAGATCAAGGCGTCGTACCAGCGGGCCAAGGAGGCCGAGGAGCGCGGCGAGACGCACTGA
- the eccD gene encoding type VII secretion integral membrane protein EccD, producing the protein MTTGLARVTISAPQRRVDVALPEQVPLAELLPEVLRHAGEGLADDGERHGGWVLRRTDGAVLATAQALLPQGVRDGEVLHLVPARAEWPELEYDDVVEAIADGARRRGAAWSPAATRAATLAGAGVPLAVGLTAVLAAGPARGDGWPVAAAVALLLVLAGTAASRAYGDGPVGTTLGGYALPWAAAAGALAVGTGDPVGPFGPLRWVGGPELLAGSVALLLVSVLGLLGVASRARVFVAGATVGAVGASAALGGFLLDAAGTAAVLLAVLVFALGGLPLLALRLGKVPLPSITLPATGPEGVRDLPDKGRVHAAVARTEEVLTGLLLGHALLAVAATAVLVGAGGTAGRLLAAVGAAVLLLRSRLFVAVRHRVPPVVAGLTGSALLGAVLAGPAGPTGRLVLAAGGLLLALAAVTAGATYARRPVSPYLGRLADLTDTALVVSVVPVACAVLDLYDRARGLLG; encoded by the coding sequence ATGACAACCGGGCTGGCTCGGGTCACCATCAGTGCCCCGCAGCGGCGGGTGGACGTGGCCCTGCCGGAACAGGTTCCCCTGGCCGAGCTGCTGCCCGAGGTGCTCCGGCACGCCGGGGAGGGGCTGGCCGACGACGGCGAACGGCACGGCGGCTGGGTGCTGCGCCGCACCGACGGCGCGGTGCTGGCGACCGCACAGGCGCTGCTGCCCCAGGGCGTCCGCGACGGCGAGGTGCTGCACCTCGTCCCGGCCCGCGCCGAGTGGCCCGAGCTGGAGTACGACGACGTGGTCGAGGCGATCGCCGACGGGGCCCGCCGGCGGGGCGCCGCCTGGTCACCGGCGGCCACCCGGGCGGCCACCCTGGCCGGGGCGGGCGTGCCGCTGGCCGTCGGGCTCACCGCCGTGCTGGCCGCCGGTCCCGCCCGGGGTGACGGCTGGCCCGTCGCGGCCGCGGTGGCGCTGCTGCTCGTGCTCGCCGGCACCGCCGCCAGCCGGGCGTACGGGGACGGCCCGGTCGGCACCACCCTCGGCGGGTACGCGCTGCCGTGGGCGGCGGCGGCCGGTGCCCTGGCGGTCGGCACCGGCGACCCGGTCGGCCCGTTCGGGCCGCTGCGCTGGGTCGGCGGTCCGGAGCTGCTGGCCGGCTCGGTGGCCCTGCTGCTGGTCTCGGTGCTCGGTCTGCTCGGGGTGGCCAGTCGGGCCCGGGTCTTCGTGGCCGGGGCGACCGTCGGCGCGGTCGGCGCGTCGGCGGCCCTCGGCGGGTTCCTGCTCGACGCCGCCGGCACCGCCGCCGTGCTGCTCGCCGTCCTGGTCTTCGCCCTCGGCGGCCTGCCGCTGCTGGCGTTGCGGCTGGGCAAGGTGCCGCTGCCGTCGATCACCCTGCCCGCCACCGGCCCGGAGGGCGTACGCGACCTGCCCGACAAGGGACGGGTGCACGCGGCGGTGGCCCGCACCGAGGAGGTGCTGACCGGCCTGCTGCTCGGTCACGCCCTGCTGGCGGTGGCCGCCACGGCGGTGCTGGTCGGGGCGGGCGGGACGGCCGGTCGACTGCTGGCGGCGGTCGGCGCGGCGGTGCTGCTGCTGCGGTCCCGGCTCTTCGTCGCGGTCCGGCACCGGGTGCCACCCGTGGTGGCCGGGTTGACCGGGTCCGCCCTGCTCGGCGCGGTGCTCGCCGGGCCGGCCGGCCCGACCGGCCGGCTGGTGCTGGCGGCCGGCGGGCTGCTGCTGGCGTTGGCCGCGGTGACGGCGGGCGCCACGTACGCGCGCCGGCCGGTCTCGCCGTACCTGGGCCGGTTGGCCGACCTGACCGACACCGCGCTGGTGGTCTCGGTGGTCCCGGTGGCCTGCGCGGTGCTCGACCTCTACGACCGGGCCCGTGGCCTGCTGGGCTGA
- the eccCa gene encoding type VII secretion protein EccCa, whose translation MSTVVIKRPPRRPAPEIPAGELPVEAPPEIPVLTGGRWQQALMVLPMLGGTVAMAMMFGRGGGAYSYVVGGMFGLSSVAMLVTSWGSASGTPRKSEMMAARREYLRHLAALRRRVRQTAGAQRAGLYYRHPDPGRLWSTVESHRVWERRPGDPDFAVVRVGVGPQTLATPLVPPVTRPLEELEPMTAGALRRFLDAYSVVPDLPVALSLRSFARVFVRGPADGPGTGSPAAQGLARALLTQLAVFHAPDELLIAVCAGPERRAVWEWVKWLPHAHHPNRRDALGPVRLVTSSAAELERLLDDVLASRSRFSPAGPATDGPHVLVLLDGGDLTGATDLAGDGGIDAVTVLDLDTPPPRLLDRYALLLDLTDGRLHSWSAEGHAEVGRADALAPADAEAVARRLAPLRLAGTVRGPDAPPGAEPGLPELLGLGDPENFTADQGWAARAARDRLRVPIGVGADGGAIELDLKESAQDGMGPHGLLIGATGSGKSELLRTLVLGLAATHSSEQLNFVLVDFKGGATFAPFERLPHTAAVITNLADALPLVDRMVDAINGELTRRQELLRRAGNFASLRDYERARTAGTPLAPLPSLLLICDEFSELLSAKPDFIDLFVQIGRVGRSLGVHLLLASQRLEEGRLRGLDTHLSYRIGLRTFSALESRTVLGVPDAHELPRSPGHGYLRSGTDPLARFKAAYVSGPVRRRGAAGGAAGGAAARLLTFSTHLVPVPEPAVPALPANDEEGAESLLDLMVSRLAGQGPPAHQVWLPPLDGSPCLDELLGPVGVDPGRGLTVANPELHGALQVPVAVVDKPAEQRRDLFWLALDGAAGHVAVVGTARSGRSTVLRTLICALALTHTPAEAQVYCLDFGGGTLAPLRDLPHVGGVAGPTDDAAVRRTVGEIAGLLARRERQFAEAGVESVAAWRRRRATALAGGQPGTDPFGDVFLVIDGWHTLRSSYDDLEPLVTDLATRGLGYGVHVVASALRWSDFRPAIRDLLGSRVELRLGDPSDTLVSKRQFAATVPEQRPGRGITAAGLHFLAAEPTVPELGGEAADLVKAVAGAWAGPGAPPVRLLPPVLPYAELDRSGTGGLAFAIGVAEADLSPVVLDFAVEPNFVVFGEAECGKSSFLRALATSIVERFTPDEARVMLVDYRRSLMGTIETPHLIGYGTAAPHTAELIESAAGYLQGRLPGPGVTPQELRNRSWWAGPELFVLVDDYDLVAGGPTNPLRALEEHLPHARDVGLHLVLARRTAGAGRTSYEPIIQRLRELSTPGLVMSGGSEEGALIGQVRAGPLPPGRGRLVTRREGVRLVQLAHLPPG comes from the coding sequence GTGTCCACTGTCGTCATCAAGCGGCCGCCACGCCGCCCGGCGCCGGAGATCCCGGCCGGCGAGCTGCCGGTCGAGGCGCCGCCGGAGATCCCGGTGCTGACCGGCGGGCGCTGGCAGCAGGCGCTGATGGTGCTGCCGATGCTCGGCGGCACGGTGGCGATGGCGATGATGTTCGGCCGGGGCGGCGGGGCCTACTCGTACGTGGTCGGTGGCATGTTCGGGCTCTCCTCGGTCGCCATGCTGGTGACCTCCTGGGGCAGCGCCTCCGGCACGCCCCGCAAGTCGGAGATGATGGCCGCCCGCCGGGAGTACCTGCGCCACCTGGCCGCGCTGCGCCGCCGGGTCCGGCAGACCGCGGGCGCGCAGCGGGCCGGCCTCTACTACCGGCATCCCGACCCGGGCCGGCTCTGGTCGACGGTGGAGAGCCACCGGGTGTGGGAGCGCCGGCCGGGCGACCCCGACTTCGCCGTGGTGCGGGTGGGGGTCGGCCCGCAGACCCTGGCCACCCCGCTGGTCCCGCCGGTGACCCGGCCGCTGGAGGAGCTGGAGCCGATGACCGCGGGGGCGCTGCGCCGCTTCCTCGACGCGTACTCGGTGGTGCCGGACCTGCCGGTGGCGCTCTCGCTGCGCAGCTTCGCCCGGGTCTTCGTCCGCGGTCCGGCCGACGGGCCCGGCACCGGTTCGCCGGCCGCCCAGGGGCTCGCCCGGGCGCTGCTCACCCAGCTCGCGGTCTTCCACGCCCCCGACGAGCTGCTGATCGCGGTCTGCGCCGGGCCGGAACGACGGGCGGTCTGGGAGTGGGTCAAGTGGCTCCCGCACGCCCACCACCCGAACCGCCGCGACGCGCTCGGCCCGGTCCGGCTGGTCACCAGCTCCGCCGCCGAGCTGGAACGGCTCCTCGACGACGTGCTGGCCAGCCGCTCCCGGTTCAGTCCGGCCGGCCCGGCCACCGACGGCCCGCACGTGCTGGTGCTGCTCGACGGGGGCGACCTGACCGGGGCAACCGACCTGGCCGGGGACGGTGGCATCGACGCGGTGACCGTGCTCGACCTGGACACCCCGCCGCCCCGGCTGCTCGACCGGTACGCCCTGCTGCTCGACCTGACCGACGGACGGCTGCACTCGTGGTCGGCGGAGGGGCACGCCGAGGTGGGCCGCGCGGACGCGCTGGCGCCCGCCGACGCCGAGGCGGTGGCCCGCCGGCTCGCCCCGCTGCGGCTCGCCGGCACGGTACGCGGGCCGGACGCCCCGCCCGGCGCGGAGCCGGGACTGCCCGAGCTGCTCGGCCTCGGCGACCCGGAGAACTTCACCGCCGACCAGGGGTGGGCGGCGCGGGCGGCCCGGGACCGGCTGCGGGTGCCGATCGGGGTGGGCGCCGACGGCGGCGCGATCGAGCTGGACCTCAAGGAGTCGGCGCAGGACGGCATGGGCCCGCACGGCCTGCTGATCGGCGCGACCGGATCCGGCAAGTCGGAGCTGCTCCGCACCCTGGTGCTGGGGCTGGCCGCCACGCACAGCTCGGAGCAGCTCAACTTCGTGCTGGTCGACTTCAAGGGCGGGGCCACCTTCGCGCCGTTCGAGCGGCTGCCGCACACCGCCGCGGTGATCACCAACCTGGCCGACGCGCTGCCCCTGGTCGACCGGATGGTCGACGCGATCAACGGGGAGCTGACCCGCCGCCAGGAGCTGCTGCGCCGGGCCGGCAACTTCGCCAGCCTGCGGGACTACGAACGGGCCCGGACCGCCGGCACCCCGCTCGCCCCGCTGCCGTCGCTGCTGCTCATCTGCGACGAGTTCTCCGAGCTGCTCTCCGCCAAGCCGGACTTCATCGACCTCTTCGTGCAGATCGGCCGGGTGGGCCGGTCGCTCGGCGTGCACCTGCTGCTGGCCAGCCAGCGGCTGGAGGAGGGGCGGTTGCGCGGGCTGGACACCCACCTGTCGTACCGGATCGGGTTGCGTACCTTCTCGGCGCTGGAGTCCCGGACGGTGCTCGGGGTGCCGGACGCGCACGAACTGCCCCGCAGCCCGGGGCACGGCTACCTGCGCTCCGGCACCGACCCGCTGGCCCGGTTCAAGGCCGCGTACGTCTCCGGGCCGGTACGCCGCCGGGGCGCGGCCGGGGGCGCGGCGGGCGGTGCGGCGGCGCGGCTGCTCACCTTCTCCACCCACCTGGTGCCGGTGCCGGAGCCGGCCGTCCCGGCGCTGCCGGCGAACGACGAGGAGGGCGCCGAGAGCCTGCTCGACCTGATGGTGTCGCGGTTGGCCGGGCAGGGTCCACCGGCCCACCAGGTGTGGCTGCCGCCGCTGGACGGTTCCCCGTGCCTCGACGAGCTGCTCGGCCCGGTGGGTGTCGACCCGGGTCGCGGCCTCACCGTCGCGAACCCGGAGCTGCACGGCGCCCTCCAGGTGCCGGTGGCGGTGGTGGACAAGCCGGCTGAGCAGCGCCGCGACCTGTTCTGGCTGGCCCTGGACGGCGCGGCCGGGCACGTGGCGGTGGTGGGCACCGCCCGCAGTGGTCGGTCCACCGTGCTGCGCACGCTGATCTGCGCGCTGGCGCTCACCCACACCCCCGCCGAGGCACAGGTCTACTGCCTCGACTTCGGCGGCGGGACGCTCGCCCCGCTGCGCGACCTGCCGCACGTCGGCGGGGTGGCCGGGCCCACCGACGACGCCGCGGTCCGGCGTACCGTCGGCGAGATCGCCGGCCTGCTCGCCCGGCGGGAACGGCAGTTCGCCGAGGCGGGCGTGGAGTCGGTGGCGGCCTGGCGCCGGCGGCGGGCCACCGCGCTGGCCGGCGGGCAGCCCGGCACCGACCCGTTCGGCGACGTGTTCCTGGTGATCGACGGTTGGCACACCCTGCGCAGCTCCTACGACGACCTGGAACCGCTGGTGACCGACCTGGCCACCCGGGGCCTCGGCTACGGGGTGCACGTGGTGGCGAGCGCGCTGCGCTGGTCGGACTTCCGGCCGGCGATCCGGGACCTCCTCGGTTCCCGGGTCGAGCTGCGCCTCGGCGACCCGTCGGACACGCTGGTGAGCAAGCGGCAGTTCGCGGCGACCGTGCCGGAGCAGCGGCCGGGGCGTGGCATCACCGCCGCCGGCCTGCACTTCCTCGCTGCCGAGCCGACCGTCCCCGAGCTGGGTGGCGAGGCCGCCGACCTGGTGAAGGCGGTGGCCGGGGCGTGGGCCGGTCCGGGTGCGCCGCCGGTCCGGCTGCTCCCGCCCGTGCTGCCGTACGCGGAACTGGACCGCAGCGGCACCGGCGGGCTGGCCTTCGCGATCGGGGTGGCCGAGGCCGACCTGAGCCCGGTGGTGCTGGACTTCGCGGTCGAGCCCAACTTCGTGGTCTTCGGCGAGGCCGAGTGCGGCAAGTCGTCGTTCCTGCGCGCGCTGGCCACCTCGATCGTCGAACGGTTCACCCCGGACGAGGCCCGGGTGATGCTGGTGGACTACCGGCGCAGCCTGATGGGCACGATCGAGACGCCGCACCTGATCGGGTACGGCACGGCCGCGCCGCACACCGCCGAGCTGATCGAGTCGGCGGCGGGCTACCTGCAGGGGCGGCTGCCCGGGCCGGGCGTGACCCCGCAGGAGCTGCGCAACCGCAGCTGGTGGGCGGGGCCGGAGCTGTTCGTGCTGGTGGACGACTACGACCTGGTGGCCGGTGGGCCGACCAATCCGCTGCGTGCCCTGGAGGAACACCTGCCGCACGCCCGGGACGTCGGCCTGCACCTGGTGCTGGCCCGCCGGACGGCCGGCGCGGGCCGCACCTCGTACGAGCCGATCATCCAGCGGCTGCGCGAGCTCTCCACGCCCGGCCTGGTGATGTCGGGCGGGTCGGAGGAGGGCGCGCTGATCGGCCAGGTGCGGGCGGGACCGCTGCCACCGGGGCGGGGTCGGCTGGTGACCCGCCGGGAAGGCGTCCGGCTGGTGCAGCTGGCCCATCTGCCCCCGGGATGA
- the mycP gene encoding type VII secretion-associated serine protease mycosin, with the protein MTRDRQGASTVTRRIAGRALLGVAATVAGVAGPLAPPAHAAPVRPVTAPREPAGVATLGSPVRMDQVRDDQWQLDALHAKEAWRLSTGRGVVVAVIDSGVDGSHPDLAGQVLPGLDLVAPGGSEGPDPVGHGTTVAGLIAGRNDDDRGVVGLAPDAKILPVRVLDDQNRYDDALIVAKGVRWAVDNGARVINLSLGGGGDSPALAAALDYAFAKDVVVVACTGNLATSASAKVWYPAREPGVIAVAGLARNVTDLWSGSITGHETVLTAPATGLHGARPDGYWRVQGTSFASPLVAASAALVRSRYPQMSAGDVVNRLVSTAKDLGPTGRDDRFGYGLVDPVAALTADVPSVGRNPLDDNAAPGVVGFGPAPGSGDARAAAGQGGDPFYTVPRQQTKWAARAAGEATGDAPDRLWTALALLVALVTGAALVVRRIRHARR; encoded by the coding sequence GTGACCAGGGATCGGCAGGGAGCTTCGACCGTGACCCGGCGGATCGCCGGGCGCGCGCTGCTCGGCGTGGCCGCCACCGTGGCCGGCGTGGCCGGTCCGCTGGCCCCGCCGGCGCACGCCGCCCCGGTCCGGCCGGTCACCGCGCCCCGGGAGCCCGCCGGGGTGGCCACCCTCGGCTCGCCGGTCCGGATGGACCAGGTCCGCGACGACCAGTGGCAGCTCGACGCGTTGCACGCGAAGGAGGCCTGGCGGCTCTCCACCGGCCGGGGCGTGGTGGTCGCGGTGATCGATTCCGGGGTGGACGGTTCCCATCCGGACCTGGCCGGCCAGGTGCTGCCGGGTCTCGACCTGGTCGCCCCGGGCGGCTCCGAGGGGCCGGACCCGGTGGGGCACGGCACCACCGTCGCCGGTCTGATCGCCGGGCGCAACGACGACGACCGGGGGGTGGTCGGTCTCGCGCCGGACGCCAAGATCCTGCCGGTACGGGTGCTCGACGACCAGAACCGGTACGACGACGCGCTGATCGTCGCCAAGGGGGTGCGCTGGGCGGTCGACAACGGCGCCCGCGTGATCAACCTGTCCCTCGGCGGTGGCGGGGACAGCCCCGCCCTGGCGGCCGCCCTCGACTACGCCTTCGCCAAGGACGTGGTCGTGGTGGCCTGCACCGGCAACCTGGCCACCTCGGCCAGCGCCAAGGTCTGGTACCCGGCCCGCGAACCCGGCGTGATCGCGGTGGCCGGCCTGGCCCGCAACGTCACCGATCTCTGGTCCGGCTCGATCACCGGTCACGAGACGGTGCTCACCGCCCCGGCGACCGGCCTGCACGGGGCCCGACCGGACGGGTACTGGCGGGTACAGGGGACCAGCTTCGCCTCGCCGCTGGTCGCCGCGAGCGCGGCCCTGGTCCGCTCCCGGTATCCGCAGATGTCCGCCGGGGACGTGGTCAACCGGCTGGTCAGCACCGCGAAGGACCTGGGCCCGACCGGCCGCGACGACCGGTTCGGCTACGGCCTGGTGGACCCGGTGGCCGCGCTCACCGCCGACGTCCCGTCGGTGGGGCGCAATCCGCTGGACGACAACGCCGCCCCCGGCGTGGTCGGCTTCGGCCCGGCCCCCGGCTCCGGGGACGCCCGGGCCGCCGCCGGGCAGGGCGGCGACCCCTTCTACACGGTGCCCCGGCAGCAGACGAAGTGGGCGGCCCGGGCCGCGGGCGAGGCGACCGGGGACGCGCCGGACCGACTCTGGACCGCCCTGGCCCTCCTCGTCGCACTGGTCACCGGCGCGGCCCTGGTGGTCCGCCGGATCCGGCACGCCCGTCGCTGA